In Oscillatoria acuminata PCC 6304, a single window of DNA contains:
- the ftsZ gene encoding cell division protein FtsZ, which yields MRSNEIVLDSLIKITVIGVGGGGCNAINRMIASDLSGVEFVGINTDARALAQCRADRRIQIGQKLTQGLGTGGNPILGQKAAEDARSQIAAAMEGSDLVFITAGMGGGTGTGATPIVAEIAKQQGALTIGVLTRPFAFEGKRRSHLADEAITALQSRLDTAIAVPNEKLLSVISDNMPVQDAFSVADDILRQGVQGISDLIVIPGVVNVDFADVRSVMSRAGTALLGIGIGEGQSRARQAALSAMSSPFLDSSINGAKGVVFNITCGMDLTLHEVNVAAAEVYNVVDPDANIIFGAVIDDRLHGEMRMTLIATGFSNEPQVSLPQTRVVPTPPPQSRVAKPPSPPPQPETPPQSWPGLDLPDFFPPRRSPR from the coding sequence ATCAGGAGTAACGAGATCGTGCTCGATAGTCTCATTAAAATTACCGTGATCGGCGTCGGGGGTGGCGGGTGTAATGCCATCAACCGAATGATTGCCAGCGATTTGTCTGGGGTAGAATTTGTCGGGATCAACACCGATGCTAGAGCTTTAGCCCAATGCCGTGCCGATCGCCGCATTCAAATCGGGCAGAAACTCACCCAAGGGTTAGGAACCGGGGGCAATCCCATCCTCGGACAAAAAGCAGCAGAAGATGCCCGGAGTCAAATTGCCGCCGCGATGGAAGGGAGTGATTTAGTTTTTATTACCGCAGGCATGGGCGGGGGAACTGGTACTGGGGCCACTCCAATTGTTGCGGAAATTGCCAAACAACAAGGTGCACTCACCATTGGAGTCTTGACTCGTCCCTTTGCCTTCGAGGGGAAACGGCGGAGTCATCTTGCCGATGAAGCAATTACGGCATTACAGAGTCGCTTGGATACCGCGATCGCCGTTCCCAATGAGAAATTGTTGTCCGTGATTTCTGACAATATGCCGGTTCAGGATGCCTTTAGCGTCGCCGATGATATTCTGCGCCAAGGGGTTCAAGGGATTTCTGATTTAATAGTGATTCCCGGGGTGGTGAATGTGGATTTTGCCGACGTGCGATCGGTGATGAGTCGCGCCGGAACTGCTTTACTCGGGATCGGAATTGGGGAAGGACAATCTCGCGCTAGACAAGCGGCACTTTCGGCGATGTCTTCTCCCTTTTTAGATTCTTCCATTAACGGGGCCAAAGGGGTTGTTTTTAACATCACCTGCGGGATGGATCTGACTTTACATGAAGTGAATGTGGCAGCAGCAGAAGTCTATAACGTGGTGGATCCGGATGCGAATATTATTTTCGGGGCCGTGATTGACGATCGCCTACATGGAGAAATGAGAATGACCTTAATTGCCACCGGATTTTCCAATGAACCCCAGGTTTCTCTCCCTCAAACCCGGGTAGTCCCGACGCCTCCTCCTCAATCTCGGGTTGCCAAACCTCCGAGTCCCCCCCCTCAACCGGAGACCCCGCCTCAAAGTTGGCCCGGATTGGACCTGCCTGATTTTTTCCCCCCTCGGCGATCGCCTAGGTAG
- a CDS encoding DUF928 domain-containing protein: MSFLILGASQLPTWAIATEPDGSIFPETLAQNPPREELNACNPGATPTDPLMALLPPNQSQISTVKGLPAFLFHLPETSAQTAEFLLFNESNQILYKLRFAITGNSGIIRLELPGFINLEPLEIQQIYRWSFSIICNPLSPSQNLTLTGTVQRLPLSRSLATQLQNASPSRHPQIYAEAGLWMDAFSSLVDVSQLPLEDGSNQEEWETLLEFMGLEALEELESGTFLRF, from the coding sequence GTGTCATTTTTAATCTTGGGGGCTTCTCAATTGCCGACCTGGGCGATCGCCACCGAACCTGATGGCTCGATTTTTCCTGAAACCCTTGCTCAAAATCCCCCCCGAGAAGAACTGAATGCCTGTAACCCAGGGGCAACCCCAACAGATCCCTTGATGGCATTACTGCCCCCGAATCAGAGTCAAATTTCAACAGTCAAAGGGCTGCCCGCTTTTTTATTTCACCTCCCGGAAACCTCGGCCCAAACTGCTGAATTTCTCTTATTCAATGAGAGTAATCAAATCCTTTATAAACTCCGATTTGCTATCACTGGAAATTCCGGGATAATTCGCCTGGAACTCCCCGGTTTCATCAACCTAGAACCCTTAGAAATTCAACAAATCTATCGTTGGTCATTTTCAATTATTTGTAATCCCCTCTCTCCATCCCAGAATCTAACCTTAACCGGGACCGTTCAACGCCTCCCACTCTCCAGAAGTCTGGCAACTCAGTTACAAAATGCCTCCCCCAGTCGTCATCCCCAAATTTATGCTGAAGCAGGACTCTGGATGGACGCCTTCAGCAGTTTAGTTGACGTCAGTCAACTCCCCCTAGAGGATGGTTCTAATCAAGAAGAATGGGAAACCCTCTTAGAATTCATGGGATTAGAAGCCTTGGAAGAGTTGGAATCGGGAACATTTTTGCGCTTCTAA
- a CDS encoding efflux RND transporter periplasmic adaptor subunit, with protein sequence MLSQSPPSIRQGSQQQWDSPIQHNPQNRSLGISMRTGRLFFCMAIAVGLVGCPGIFNREAEGQQASPGGSRERQRGPSSPSVEVALARTDTLREPLVYSGNTEPFREVSVRAQTEGRLLDLTVDLGDRVEQGEILAQLDGTLLEISLGEAEAELAARESDVVRARNEVRNAQVQLDQALVELQQAQKDAERFLNLAAEGAVSRQQGELAETEAQVAAQTVRSAREQILIEQESVSSAEQRVKAQRGVVAQARERRSYAFLRSPITGVVLDRLTEPGNLVQPGGDVLQLGDFSQVKAIVPVAELALAQIRVGQPVTVSLDALGGEVVEGRVSRISPVSNVETRQIPVEVTIPNPDGRIGSGLLVRVTFDTQTTERVVIPENALQGEEENTVFVLQEAEGTATVEARTVQIGERLNNQVEILSGLSPGERYVIRSSRPLASGDEVRLSALSES encoded by the coding sequence ATGCTGTCTCAATCTCCCCCATCCATTCGCCAAGGGTCCCAGCAGCAGTGGGATAGTCCAATTCAGCACAACCCACAAAACCGATCGCTGGGCATCTCCATGAGAACCGGGCGGCTGTTCTTCTGCATGGCGATCGCCGTGGGATTAGTGGGATGTCCAGGCATTTTTAACCGAGAGGCGGAAGGCCAACAAGCCAGCCCGGGTGGGTCCAGAGAACGACAACGGGGACCCAGTTCTCCCAGTGTTGAGGTGGCCCTCGCCCGCACGGATACCTTACGCGAACCCCTGGTTTATAGCGGCAATACAGAACCCTTTCGAGAGGTCTCTGTCCGCGCCCAAACTGAGGGACGCTTACTTGACCTCACGGTAGACCTAGGCGATCGCGTTGAACAAGGAGAAATCCTCGCCCAACTCGATGGCACCCTTTTAGAAATCTCCCTCGGAGAAGCCGAAGCCGAATTAGCCGCCCGAGAATCCGATGTGGTCCGCGCCCGCAATGAAGTCAGAAATGCCCAAGTCCAGTTGGATCAAGCCCTGGTGGAACTCCAACAGGCTCAAAAAGATGCAGAACGGTTCCTTAATTTAGCGGCTGAAGGGGCAGTTTCTCGTCAACAGGGAGAACTGGCTGAAACGGAAGCCCAAGTGGCGGCGCAAACTGTGCGATCGGCCCGAGAACAGATTCTGATCGAACAAGAATCGGTGAGTAGTGCCGAACAACGGGTGAAGGCCCAACGGGGTGTGGTCGCCCAAGCGCGGGAACGCCGGTCTTATGCCTTTTTACGGTCCCCGATTACTGGCGTGGTTCTCGATCGCCTGACGGAACCCGGAAACCTCGTCCAACCGGGGGGCGATGTCTTACAACTTGGCGATTTTAGTCAGGTGAAGGCGATCGTTCCTGTGGCCGAACTGGCCTTAGCCCAGATTCGCGTGGGACAACCCGTGACTGTCAGTTTAGACGCCTTGGGCGGGGAAGTGGTCGAAGGCCGAGTCAGTCGCATTTCTCCAGTCTCCAATGTGGAAACGCGCCAAATTCCGGTGGAAGTGACCATTCCTAACCCCGATGGCCGGATTGGGAGTGGGTTACTGGTTCGGGTGACCTTTGACACCCAAACCACAGAACGAGTCGTCATTCCAGAAAACGCCTTGCAAGGGGAAGAGGAAAATACCGTGTTTGTACTTCAGGAGGCAGAGGGAACCGCCACCGTGGAAGCACGAACAGTCCAAATTGGGGAACGCCTGAATAATCAGGTGGAAATTCTCTCGGGACTTTCCCCGGGGGAACGCTATGTAATCCGCAGCAGTCGCCCCCTGGCAAGCGGGGATGAGGTGCGCTTGAGTGCCTTGTCGGAATCATAA
- a CDS encoding efflux RND transporter permease subunit, which yields MNGFSISATAIRQHIGTLALATTAIVLGIFFLTSIQVDLLPAITYPRIGLRLNSPGISPEVAIEEITKPLEQALSTTEGVVQVYSQTREGRVSVDLFFEPGGDVDLALNEATAAFNRAQGRLPDTVESPRLFKVDPSQSPVYEFALQSPSLQDVELRVFADEELARELGVVPGVAAVDVSGGITEEIQVRIDPVRLQSYGLGLTQVLNELRDRNIDVAGGRLSGGSEEPLTRARGQFESADEIANLSFEIPNQGRVYLRDFADIIDGTAERLVLVTLNGEPAVKVSIQKQGDANTITAVEGVKQRLEQLRQSGLIPADMEIYPTLDESVFIRNSISNVAVAGLTGAGLAALAVLLFLGSIRQTIIIVLAIPLATLSSIALMQVFGLSLNVFSLGGLALGVGIVVDNAIVMLETIAEGVGMTPGKSQQNKRLTSSKAIAQAEASSRSIESALLASTTTNLVSVLPFLLIGGLFSLLFSELILTISFAVASSLLIALTVVPMLTSRLLAIRYTSGLSQFFLLRGFNAGFNGFSRIYQWILKLVLRLRLVVIALAIIVLGGGSFWLAGGLPQEILPRINTGQARLFAQFPPNTTVAQNLQIMAKVDEILLNQPETVNAFTTAGGFLFGTSVSPNPLRGSSTIALTPGTDIDAYITRVNREFEKLNLVDARLRMSPESVRGIILTNSPVRAELDVTLQGTDVRALEQVGEEVLAALDEQVSLASFRPDADPQQTELQIRPDWLRAAEYGLSVNDIGSAIQTAIQGAVPTQLQRGDRLVDIRVTLPDNVVQRVTQLEQLPLLVGNSRSIRLRDVATVERGQAPGEIQRINQRQVYIIAGSLNEGATLGEANAEIAEVLAGIDFPPGVSVVPSSSAQTNQELQDSLKLLGGLAAFLVFVVMAVQYNSLVDPLVIMLTVPLALAGGIVGLYVTETPVGATVLVGAILLVGIVVNNAIIMVEFANQIYKEEGINRRQAMLKAAPQRLRPILMTTITTVLGMLPLALGVGEGSEFLQPLGVVVFSGLSLATFLTLFIIPCFYTLLHDIFGGRRRPPLSPDQLETVFQDSPNLENVPSPSGVEWRSPEPGM from the coding sequence ATGAATGGATTCAGCATCAGTGCAACCGCAATTCGCCAGCATATTGGCACTTTGGCCCTCGCCACTACGGCGATCGTCCTGGGAATTTTCTTCCTGACTTCGATTCAAGTGGATCTGCTACCGGCGATTACCTATCCTCGGATTGGACTACGCCTGAATTCCCCAGGAATCTCCCCGGAAGTCGCCATTGAAGAGATTACTAAACCCCTAGAACAAGCCCTGAGTACCACCGAAGGGGTGGTGCAGGTTTATTCCCAAACCCGGGAAGGTCGAGTTAGTGTCGATTTATTCTTTGAACCCGGGGGGGATGTGGACCTCGCCCTGAATGAGGCAACTGCTGCCTTTAACCGCGCCCAAGGACGTCTCCCAGATACGGTAGAATCTCCGCGATTGTTTAAGGTGGACCCCTCTCAGTCTCCGGTTTATGAGTTTGCCTTACAGTCCCCCTCCCTACAAGATGTGGAGTTGCGGGTGTTTGCCGATGAGGAGTTAGCCCGAGAGTTAGGAGTGGTCCCCGGTGTGGCGGCAGTGGATGTCTCCGGGGGCATTACTGAAGAGATTCAGGTTCGCATTGACCCGGTGCGATTGCAATCCTATGGACTGGGGTTAACCCAGGTTTTAAATGAGTTGCGCGATCGCAATATTGATGTGGCCGGGGGTCGCTTATCCGGTGGGAGTGAAGAACCCCTGACTCGCGCCCGGGGACAATTTGAATCCGCTGATGAAATTGCCAATCTCTCGTTTGAAATTCCCAATCAAGGCCGAGTCTATCTCCGCGACTTTGCGGATATCATCGATGGCACTGCCGAACGCCTGGTGTTGGTTACCCTGAATGGCGAACCTGCTGTGAAAGTGAGCATTCAAAAACAAGGGGATGCGAATACGATTACGGCAGTAGAGGGGGTCAAACAGCGACTAGAACAGTTGCGTCAGTCCGGGTTAATTCCTGCCGATATGGAAATTTACCCGACTTTAGATGAGTCGGTTTTTATTAGAAATTCCATTTCTAATGTAGCAGTGGCCGGGTTGACGGGTGCAGGACTCGCGGCCCTGGCGGTGTTACTGTTTTTAGGGTCAATTCGCCAAACCATCATTATTGTCCTAGCCATTCCCTTGGCAACCCTGAGTTCCATTGCTTTAATGCAAGTGTTTGGTCTCTCCTTGAATGTGTTTAGTTTAGGGGGACTGGCCCTGGGTGTGGGGATTGTGGTCGATAATGCGATCGTGATGTTAGAAACCATTGCCGAAGGGGTGGGGATGACCCCGGGGAAAAGTCAGCAAAATAAACGGCTGACCTCCTCCAAGGCGATCGCCCAAGCGGAAGCCAGCAGTCGGTCTATTGAGTCCGCCTTACTCGCCTCCACCACCACCAACCTGGTCTCTGTCTTACCCTTCTTACTGATTGGCGGTCTGTTTTCTCTACTCTTTAGCGAACTAATTTTAACCATTAGTTTTGCTGTTGCCTCCTCCTTACTGATTGCCTTAACCGTCGTTCCGATGTTGACCTCCCGCTTGTTAGCCATTCGCTATACCAGCGGATTAAGTCAATTCTTTCTACTCCGAGGATTTAATGCAGGATTCAATGGATTCAGTCGCATTTATCAATGGATTTTAAAACTGGTCTTACGCCTGCGCTTAGTCGTAATTGCCCTGGCTATCATCGTTTTAGGCGGCGGCAGTTTTTGGTTAGCTGGAGGACTTCCCCAGGAAATTTTACCCCGGATTAATACGGGACAAGCTCGCTTATTTGCTCAGTTTCCTCCGAATACCACCGTTGCTCAAAACCTGCAAATCATGGCCAAGGTTGATGAGATTTTATTGAATCAACCCGAAACGGTGAATGCCTTTACCACCGCTGGAGGCTTTCTTTTTGGCACCAGTGTCTCCCCCAATCCACTCCGGGGTTCGAGTACCATTGCCTTGACACCGGGTACGGATATTGACGCTTATATTACCCGAGTCAATCGGGAATTTGAAAAGCTCAATCTCGTGGATGCTCGTTTGAGAATGAGTCCCGAAAGTGTCCGGGGGATTATTTTGACGAACTCCCCAGTTCGCGCCGAGTTGGATGTCACCTTACAAGGTACCGATGTTCGGGCGTTGGAACAAGTGGGGGAAGAAGTCCTGGCGGCATTAGATGAACAAGTCAGTTTGGCGAGTTTTCGTCCCGATGCAGACCCCCAACAAACAGAGTTACAAATTCGGCCAGATTGGTTACGGGCCGCCGAATATGGGTTGTCGGTGAATGATATTGGGTCAGCGATTCAAACGGCAATTCAAGGGGCCGTTCCCACTCAACTCCAACGGGGCGATCGCCTGGTTGATATTCGCGTTACCTTACCGGATAATGTGGTCCAACGGGTCACTCAGTTAGAACAATTACCCCTATTAGTAGGAAATTCTCGGTCGATTCGCTTGCGGGATGTGGCAACGGTAGAACGCGGACAAGCACCGGGAGAAATTCAACGGATTAATCAGCGTCAGGTGTATATTATTGCCGGTTCTTTGAACGAAGGTGCAACCCTAGGAGAGGCAAACGCCGAGATTGCTGAGGTCCTGGCAGGCATCGATTTTCCCCCAGGGGTGAGTGTGGTTCCTTCTTCTTCGGCGCAAACCAATCAAGAGTTACAAGACTCCCTCAAACTGTTAGGTGGATTAGCCGCCTTTCTCGTGTTTGTGGTGATGGCAGTTCAGTACAATTCCTTGGTTGACCCCTTGGTGATTATGCTGACGGTTCCTTTAGCATTAGCGGGGGGAATTGTTGGACTTTATGTCACGGAAACCCCAGTGGGGGCAACGGTATTAGTTGGGGCAATTCTGTTAGTGGGGATTGTGGTGAATAATGCCATTATTATGGTGGAATTTGCCAACCAAATTTATAAAGAAGAAGGGATTAACCGTAGGCAAGCGATGCTGAAAGCTGCACCCCAACGCTTGCGTCCGATTTTGATGACAACCATCACTACGGTGTTGGGAATGTTGCCCCTAGCGTTAGGGGTTGGGGAAGGGTCCGAGTTTTTACAACCCTTGGGGGTGGTGGTGTTCTCGGGGTTATCCTTAGCCACGTTTCTAACCTTGTTTATTATTCCCTGTTTTTATACCCTGCTTCATGACATCTTTGGAGGCAGAAGACGTCCGCCTTTAAGTCCGGATCAACTGGAAACGGTGTTCCAGGATTCTCCAAATTTGGAAAATGTGCCCTCTCCTTCTGGGGTGGAGTGGCGATCGCCTGAACCCGGGATGTAA
- a CDS encoding pirin family protein — MLTLRKAEERGQGNYGWLKTNYSFSFANYYDPQYMGFRALRVINQDWVSGGGGFPTHSHRDMEIVTYILEGALEHKDSMGNSSVILPGEVQRMSAGTGVAHSEFNPSPTESVHLLQIWMLPGEQGLPPSYEQKLYPEAEKRGQLRLIGSSDGREGSVTIHQDLNLYATILHQGDRVVYDIPPNRHAWIQVARGTLTLNDLPLKTGDGVACSAPETLTLVGSEEEAEVLLFDLA, encoded by the coding sequence ATGTTAACCCTACGCAAAGCAGAAGAACGGGGACAAGGCAATTATGGCTGGCTCAAAACCAACTATAGCTTTTCCTTTGCCAACTACTACGACCCTCAGTACATGGGATTTCGTGCCCTGCGGGTGATTAACCAGGACTGGGTGAGTGGCGGGGGAGGCTTTCCCACCCATTCTCACCGCGATATGGAAATCGTCACCTATATACTAGAAGGGGCGCTAGAACATAAAGATAGCATGGGCAACAGTTCCGTGATTCTGCCTGGGGAAGTCCAACGCATGAGTGCCGGAACTGGAGTCGCACATAGCGAGTTTAACCCTTCCCCAACGGAATCGGTGCATCTGCTGCAAATTTGGATGTTACCCGGTGAACAAGGACTCCCCCCTTCCTATGAACAGAAACTCTATCCCGAGGCGGAAAAACGCGGCCAATTGCGCTTAATCGGGTCCTCAGATGGGCGGGAGGGTTCCGTCACCATCCATCAGGATTTGAATTTGTATGCCACAATCCTACATCAAGGCGATCGGGTGGTGTATGACATTCCCCCCAACCGTCATGCTTGGATACAAGTCGCCCGGGGTACGCTGACCCTCAATGATCTGCCCTTGAAAACCGGGGATGGGGTTGCCTGTTCTGCGCCGGAAACCCTTACCCTAGTTGGGTCTGAGGAAGAAGCTGAAGTGCTGTTATTTGATTTAGCTTAA
- a CDS encoding winged helix-turn-helix transcriptional regulator, producing the protein MEAKSEDKKQVGCPVETTLAIIGGRWKVLILQELFSGVKRFGELHRALAGITQKMLTQQLRELERDGIINRMVYAQVPPKVEYSLTEFGMTLRPILETMHEWGVRFEKDHP; encoded by the coding sequence ATGGAAGCCAAATCAGAAGACAAAAAACAAGTGGGATGTCCAGTGGAAACCACCTTAGCGATTATTGGTGGACGATGGAAAGTGTTGATTTTGCAAGAGCTATTTTCGGGGGTAAAACGGTTTGGAGAACTGCATCGGGCTTTGGCTGGAATTACTCAAAAAATGCTAACCCAGCAACTGCGAGAATTGGAACGGGATGGGATTATTAACCGGATGGTTTATGCCCAGGTTCCGCCGAAAGTGGAGTATTCTTTAACAGAATTTGGGATGACCCTCAGACCGATTTTGGAGACCATGCACGAGTGGGGGGTGCGATTTGAGAAAGACCATCCCTAA